The following proteins come from a genomic window of Miscanthus floridulus cultivar M001 chromosome 2, ASM1932011v1, whole genome shotgun sequence:
- the LOC136526762 gene encoding uncharacterized protein, translated as MDWPQPNSPPPVNWDALDALILDFARSDRLVAPPPAAPAPAPASPSPPSSPSSSTTTVTSSAPSSSSSSSSSSYRSRLLIRCARCALELGDVDAALALLRAHAPTALADHRLLFYLHKQRFVELVRRGTEADRDAALDCLRTALAPCALDAYPEAYEEFKHIMLVLIYDKDDQSSPVVNEWSIKRRFELAGLLSSILRAHLEAYDPILSLTLRYLISIHKAFCKRQGISSPISDLTERLLFEDRDPPVVPQECLLEAPPFDEVDVQALAHAVELTRQGAVDSLKFAKGNLYQAFQNELCRMKLDLTLLDKLVHEYCVYRGIVEGSSHVLSGTADLKCKQNNDVNNETQLECEMTNSQNGHCSTSSITRDDSWSRRLHRVKNSTSGQRRRKRWRGRLDDLDYACDALLDSSKHDSLSPTLDMDEDTMVEKQDLVVNFNLSDNIHMEDQKYEIILEMRDLTRKGMASKVVEEISSIDPDFFQQNPILLFQLKQVEFLKLVAAGDHVSALMVASTHLGPLAANNEALLKPLKETLVTLIQPNRDVLMNALSLPVLASSLQVAMSRRLGIEEPQLMKLVRTTIHTHTEWFKLQMCKDRFEHFLKIGSLKEVDPSLGSHSMSKVLTDECGNGSSQITTCSSGKVPDEGSSPQVSSEVSCDENAILKVMEFLALPRADAIQLLMQYNGNAETVIQQIFQ; from the exons ATGGACTGGCCGCAGCCGAATTCTCCTCCGCCGGTGAACTGGGACGCACTGGACGCCCTTATCCTCGACTTCGCCAGATCCGACCGCCTCGTCGCCCCTCCTCCCGCTGCACCCGCCCCCGCCCCAGCCTCCCCCTCGCCGCCGTCCTCACCCTCCTCCTCTACTACCACCGTCACCTCCTCGGCCCCATCCTCGTCTTCGTCGTCCTCTTCCTCATCCTACCGGTCGCGCCTCCTCATCCGCTGCGCGCGCTGCGCGCTCGAGCTGGGAGACGTCGACGCGGCCCTCGCGCTCCTCCGGGCCCACGCGCCCACCGCGCTTGCCGACCACCgcctcctcttctacctccaCAAGCAG AGATTTGTGGAGCTGGTGAGGAGGGGCACGGAGGCGGACAGGGACGCCGCGCTCGACTGCCTCCGCACGGCGCTCGCTCCCTGTGCGCTGGACGCCTACCCA GAAGCTTATGAGGAGTTCAAGCATATAATGCTTGTGTTGATATATGacaaagatgatcaatcttccccAGTTGTTAATGAG TGGTCTATAAAGAGGAGGTTTGAACTTGCTGGTCTACTATCATCTATACTAAGAGCTCATTTAGAAGCTTATGACCCTATTCTATCGCTGACGTTAAGATACTTAATAAG CATTCACAAGGCATTTTGCAAGCGCCAAGGAATTTCATCACCTATATCTGATCTCACTGAGCGACTGCTATTTGAGGATCGTGATCCCCCTGTGGTTCCTCAGGAATGCTTACTCGAAGCACCACCATTTGATGAG GTTGATGTTCAAGCCCTAGCGCATGCTGTGGAGTTGACAAGACAAGGTGCTGTGGATAGCTTGAAGTTCGCAAAAGGAAATTTATACCAAGCATTTCAG AACGAATTGTGTCGGATGAAGCTGGACCTGACACTTCTGGATAAACTTGTACACGAGTATTGTGTATACAGGGGAATAGTTGAAGGCAGTTCGCATGTTCTTTCTG GAACTGCTGACTTGAAATGTAAACAAAATAATGATGTTAATAACGAAACACAGCTTGAGTGTGAAATGACCAACAGTCAGAATGGACATTGTAGCACCAGCAGTATCACTCGCGACGATTCTTGGTCCAGGAGGTTACATAGGGTTAAAAATAGTACGTCTGGGCAGCGAAGACGAAAGAGATGGAGAGGACGGCTAGATGATCTTGATTACGCTTGTGACGCGTTGTTGGATTCTAGTAAGCATGATAGTTTGTCTCCTACCCTTGATATGGACGAAGATACTATGGTAGAAAAACAG GACTTGGTGGTAAATTTTAATTTGTCTGATAATATACACATGGAAGACCAGAAATATGAAATTATTTTGGAAATGCGGGACCTCACGCGAAAAGGGATGGCTTCCAAAGTTGTTGAGGAAATAAGCAGTATAGATCCTGATTTCTTTCAACAGAACCCTATTCTTCTGTTTCAGCTGAAACAG GTTGAATTTCTTAAGCTGGTAGCTGCTGGTGATCATGTATCTGCTCTCATGGTTGCATCCACTCATCTGGGGCCACTTGCTGCCAATAACGAAGCTCTACTGAAGCCCTTGAAGGAAACTTTGGTGACACTAATTCAACCCAATCGAGATGTACTAATGAATGCATTATCATTGCCAGTACTTGCCAGTTCTCTCCAG GTTGCAATGAGCAGAAGGCTTGGTATTGAAGAGCCTCAGCTAATGAAGCTAGTCAGAACAACAATCCATACACACACTGAATGGTTTAAGCTTCAGATGTGCAAGGACCGTTTTGAGCACTTTTTGAAGATTGGTTCTCTGAAAGAGGTTGATCCATCATTGGGGAGTCACAGTATGTCCAAGGTCCTTACAGATGAATGTGGAAATGGATCATCTCAAATCACAACATGTTCAAGTGGCAAGGTGCCAGATGAAGGTAGTAGCCCTCAAGTCTCATCAGAAGTTTCCTGTGATGAAAATGCTATACTGAAGGTTATG GAATTCCTTGCGTTGCCAAGGGCGGACGCCATCCAACTCCTCATGCAGTACAATGGAAATGCAGAGACAGTCATCCAACagatcttccaatag